CCACTACATCAAAGTACGTAGCTGGATAGAGTAAACGTCCATAAAGTAATCGCCAACCACCACGAGTGATCGGTTTTTCTTGTGTATAGTCATTCAAAAACGTTGAAATATCTTCTGCTTTCGCTTTCTCTGTGACAAGATAGCGTATATATTCAGCCACATCTCGAATCGGATGGTCGATGACTAAATTTAGAGGCAGCTTCAAAAATAAATTGTGTTCCTTTTTCACAGGAACCCATGAGCCTGCATGAAATCGTTCATGTGTAATTGTATAGCTACCCTCTTCTTTTCCATTTCGATCAAATTCGTAATCGACGATATATTGAATGGCATTTTCCGTCAGACCTTCATAATAAGGGAAACTATCATAGAAAAGATAATCAAATTCACCACTTGGGCCTTGTTCACTAATCCGATTATACGTTTCCTTTAAGGTATCCAGCCGCGATGTCCATAGCGGTACCCACTCGTTATACCTAAACAAATCCTCTGTCATGTATGGAATTTGTTCACCCGCCTTATGAAATTGACCTAGTTGCTTTCCAATGGAACCACGTTCTCCTCGTTCAAACTGAGGCAATTCAAACAACAGTACATCTTGCCCTTCAATCCTTGATACCCATTTTCCCCTTTGATTTGCAGCCCAAAGTGGAAGATCTTTAACGCCCTTTTCCATCAAGTATCTTATGATCGTCTGCATATCATGTATTCTTTGTTGATTTCCATCTATGATCGGAACAAGGACATAGTTTCGTCCTTGAGCACGGAAACCTTCGTATCCCCCAATACGCACTTGCTGTTCAACATAAAGATT
This Pseudalkalibacillus berkeleyi DNA region includes the following protein-coding sequences:
- the yutH gene encoding spore coat putative kinase YutH, which produces MLEREIYHHFNLYVEQQVRIGGYEGFRAQGRNYVLVPIIDGNQQRIHDMQTIIRYLMEKGVKDLPLWAANQRGKWVSRIEGQDVLLFELPQFERGERGSIGKQLGQFHKAGEQIPYMTEDLFRYNEWVPLWTSRLDTLKETYNRISEQGPSGEFDYLFYDSFPYYEGLTENAIQYIVDYEFDRNGKEEGSYTITHERFHAGSWVPVKKEHNLFLKLPLNLVIDHPIRDVAEYIRYLVTEKAKAEDISTFLNDYTQEKPITRGGWRLLYGRLLYPATYFDVVETHYNTSRSSEQSTLLSNLKYVLSVEENHESFMKNFFNISSLPRNVVNIEPVGWLTKS